Within the Anas platyrhynchos isolate ZD024472 breed Pekin duck chromosome 33, IASCAAS_PekinDuck_T2T, whole genome shotgun sequence genome, the region atctagggatgaggttttggtggcacttttccttctgtcaccgtaaattttgaactcaaccacttcatggtcgctatgaccgaggcggccaccaatcaccacatctcccaccagaccctctctgttttctagcaacaggtctaggagggcacctttcctagttggctccgttaacacctgcaccaagaagtgcaAGGAGCTATTAAAGGAgctatttctttaatagctccaggcctgggactccagcagtgccctgggcagccggttccaccctttgcatgaagaaattcttcctgacatcccatcctgtgagtccacctgtggtaggtgcgcccaggtagaagaactgctcagcctcctggcagagcttcgggaggaggtgggcaggctgaggagcaccagggagtcggagaaggttgaactgtactgtgccagccctgggacagatgcgtcaggcagacacagcagaggaaatggaggatcccctaccctctggccatcaggcagaaggagtgcatctcagtgacgaagggatggaagtttagatctgctcggggcagcaggcgaacccctccttgcctacctcaccttcctttcaggtgccctgaaacaacagactctggaagtaatggacacacaaacgatgatgtgcatgaaggtccatccaggttggaggggttttctagggcaagtcagccttccccagtatcacgaccacctccatcaagaagaagagaagggttactgtcataagtgactcccttctgagcagaacagagggccgcatatgccggcctgacccaacccatggagaagtctgctgcctcccaggagatcagggtaaaaggtgtttctggaaagctcacttgccccgtaaggccctctgagcatcatccattattgttctgtcctgacagaatcttctaagtggcacaccaaaatgggagggagtgtgcgctagcgagatccttcggcctgctccatgccacgctgggtacactggagcacatttggaatgtttctgcaccgatgcacccagcatgagggacaagcaggaggagctggaagcttcagctccatcccagaacaagcgagacttggtgtgctgtgatggacgggtatgggctcttcaggaaggataggcagggcaggcgaggcaaggggctggcacaaggacgtggccgagagcttctgggtaaggattaagggagaaagcaatcacttggatgttgcagtgggtgtttgcgataccaatgaattattcgctaagcaactaagagagacctctcttagctcaactgcccttgtcctgatgggggacttcaacttgccagacgttaactgggaagaccacacagctgatacaagcaggtccaggagattcctcacacaccttgatgacaactccttggtacagctactgagggagacaacaaggaaaggtgccatcctagacctgttgcttgtgttataaatggctcagtcttcaaaataggattataatcaaagtttacaatttattaaaggaatagaggtaagcaaacagcgctgggtgcgccgggagtctctgctccaccaggacgcacaccagttacatcaagcagctgatttttatgctcctaggctgatacatattcattactacttctaaaaaaaatgggttattataattagcttccgggatccaaaccctcctactggagcatgcgcatcagtctctggtggtccccctgggggtctctgggggtctttcatgctgaaggctcgtagtcttcctctcagttttttttcttgtccttcccctttgtactccttggcagcatgtcaaaagcttacacagcgttccctgcaagttttgtcttctagccatccttcagcttctttcttctccttaatctcctggccgcctggccagatatcaggggcttgcatagtgtcccattcagaagtcataacagttactagttgttagcagttgttctgaaacccccagacatcagagacttcaaagaaagaacatacaaacacaaatagctctctattgacacttcacatttaaaaatctttggcgattggaggaaaactgccagtacgcctgcttttggcaggggggttggacccgatgatctcttgaggtcccttccaacccctccaattctgtgaactctggacacggggagggcagagttcaggctgctcagggaactagttcggaagatcccctgagaagctgttttggaaggtatcggggtccatctttttaagcacgacctcctaagagcacaggagcaggcgattccaaaatattggaagtcaagcaggcggggcaggaggccagcttggctgagcagggatcttcttctagagcttaagtgcaaaaagaaagcgtgtggccactggaagcgaggtcgtgtgacatggcagggctacagaggtgctgtttgcctctgttgggagaaaattcgtgcaggcaaagctcaggggtgaagctggctagtagtgtgggcaacaacgcagatatatacattaatatgtgtattgaagatgtgaactgctaaaggagggctagaggaaacattggtccgttacttgctgaggatggtcacctcacaaacacagacataggcgaagcagagccatttaatgtctcttctgcctctgtcttcaagagcaatgatgggctctgggacccaaggggcccagagttggggggccatgagtgcggtaacaaaaacctcctagccaaacccacactggatgcatatgagtctacggggcctgaggggattcattccagggttctcagagggccgactaatgtccttgtgagacctctctcaattatttttcaatggtcttgggagcccagagaggtccaagttgactgtaggctggcaatcattgtgacaggtttcaagaagggcaagaaagaagagcccaataattacagacccgccagtctctcttcagagcctagtaaaaatacggagaaactcttctgggcattactgaagaacaccGGAAAGACAATGCAGTCCTtgatcacagcccacccaggttcatgaggggaaagtcctgtttaacaaacttaatttccttttatgacaacatcacccgtctagttgagcaagggatgccaggttttggatttccatcaagttttcagtactgtttctctcagtatccttctggacaaaatgtccattgtacggctagataaatacatgcggtttagggtgaaaagttggctgatgggttgggctcaaggggttacagaaatggggttgcatcaggctgttgaccagtccctagtggggttccccagggttccacttagggccagcagaagaggctggagagcagccttgcagaaagggatctgggggttttggtcgacagcaagttgaatacgtgtcagaaaaataaagtgtgtggccactggaagcgaggtcgtgtgacatggcagggctacagaggtgctgtttgcctctgttgggagaaaattccaccacacaccagccacaggactcatcccaccaggtttcacttatgccgatgatgtcgtagctgTGGGACAGGGCCAAGACTTCTGGCTCATCCATTTGATTCCTCATAGTGCctgcgtttgtgtagaagcacttcaaatgcgcCTCCCTACACACTGcgccttgtggagctgaccgcaggacctcactagcacaccgtccctctgattctagcgcaCCATCCCTCAGCTTATCAGCGGTGTGTCTGGTTttatccccttcctccttcgactctagtttaaagccctatctatcagccctgccaagtcctgagcaaaaatccttacccctctctgagagagtgtggtggttttacttgggtgggcagccgagcttcacccctcctcaaagaggaacggggagaaaatacgatgaaaagggctcaagggttgagataaggacgaggaGATGGCACAGTAATTATCGTGacggacaaaacagactcagcatagggagatggtaagatttattgcttattactaacaagctagagaagtgagaaacaaaggagagaagccaaaagcaccttctcccccgtctaccctcttccacctcctccccccgagcagtgcaggggaacgaaggaacgggggttatggtcagtctatagtgcttcttctctgccgctccttctcggtcactctcgccccctgtgctgtgggatccctcccacgggatgcagtccttgatgaactgatctggcgtgggcttcccacaggcagcagctcttccagaactgctccagatatgggtccgtagcacggggtccatccctcaggagcagactgctccaacctgggtcccccatgggcagcagctcctgccagaccccctgctcctgcgtgggctcctctccacgggctacaggtccgacccagaatctgctccggcaggggtcttccacaggccgcagcctccatcggtgcagggccacctgctccaccgtggtctcctccacgcgctgcagcgtggaaccctgctccaccgtggtactccatgaggctgcagggagacaacctgcttcaccagggtcctcaccacaggccgcaggggacttctgctccggcgcgtggagcacctctccccctccttcttcactgaccttggcgcctgcaaggccgttcctcactcctctcactctcccagctgctgtgtggcgcagcgttttttttccctgtcttaaatatgctttcacagaggcgcaaatcgtgggaccagcagggctagggaggtgatcgtccccctgtactcggctctggtgaggccgcaccttgagtactgtgttcagttttgggtccctcgctacaagaaggacatggaggtgcttgagcaggtccagagaagggcgacgaagctggtgaggggcctggagaacaagtcctacgaggagcggctgagggagctgggcttgttcagcctggagaagaggaggctcaggggcgaccttatcgctctctacagataccttaaaggaggctgtagtgaggtgggggttggcctgttctcccacgtgcctgatgacaggatgaggaggaatgggctaaagttgcgccaggggagttttaggttggatcttaggaagaacttctttaccgaaagggttgttaggcactggaacaggctgcccagggaagtggtggagtcaccatccctggaagtctttaaaagacgtttagatgtagagcttagggatatggtttagtggggactgttggcgttaggtcagaggttggactcgatgatcttgaggtctcttccaacctagaaattctgtgattctgtgattctgtgacttattggctcagctctggtcagcagaggggcccttagcaaacatggggcagcttccagatccttctcacaaaagccactcctatggccccgtgctaccaaaaccttgccaggtaaaaccactacagggaggcgcatctcatctggtggtagcaggccagtgtcacatagaccctcccatgatcagcaagcccaaagttctaccagttgcgccagtcccgaagctacgtgttaatgtgatgagtctgcttgtcagctgttgagggatttcttgaaacagcaaaaatcccatggcttgctgtagctgagcaaaccaagctaccagggcaactatgagaagttcccatgacagtgttcccacatcgcccaattgaggaactcagaaaaatattgttaccagtagctggcttcaaggacaaggtctatgtgactgctaatcacaagggggttgttttcttgcaagtggggttgttttcttgcagttgtttgtctgagtgcttttgaccaataaccttgtgtgaaacactgtccacccctgttaagttctctataaaagttaggctattcgggcaataaaatggagcatgatctgactctactggtgtctgtcgtgctttcggccgtgcttcctgcaacagtcagcatcgatcccccctatcggaaggacagaggcaaacacaacctgtgcccctgatcctttaagtagtcgccccgaagccctaaagcccctttttttactaggcattagtaacaaaaacttgaacaaggtggagataaattaacttggctacagcattaaagatgagctttgcgcagtggtcaattgctggctggcttgaggcgcgtggctgagggtctctaatgaattgtatgactgattcgggcgcgtggacagcgcatgtggttacggggaaagtatatgtagcagagaaaaatggcaataaaggccttctgctcaagaggcatcgggagaccgtgtctttcatcccttcaggtctgcccccttccaactcaggatattgtatgattccaagtgtggaacccagcatttggccttgaatgccacgcagctggatgcggcccgttgatccagcctgtccagatccccttgcccagcttggtgtcgcccacgaacttacagcgcccggtggggcccatccagcccaggcacgtgtcacatgggacccttggtgacctcccttggtgacaccccaggggtccgccttatatgactgcagctgtggctcggaccctcagcgtcggtgcacggcagtgacggacagggcaggagcactgggccttcgaggagtccccgagcatagcccacgcctgcccgaaggagcctccgttttctatttgagaactctcccactccagaggctccttctgaatctgatgaggagggaggcatgccccccaggcagcccaggctggcctggcaggagacctggtcttctgagggcagcaaccggccagcagaggacagcttgctggcagaggacagcaccccggtagaggacattttgccggcagaggacagaagcccagcagaggacagcttgctgtcaaagggcagcagcccggtagaggacagcagcctggcagaggacaggagaccagcagaggacagcttagtggtagagaacagaggtttgacagaggacagcaagaaggagttgcagttgctggatcccagtgagtcgtgagtcctctctgtacccctccctgccactgtaggggtggacaaaaacaccacctgaactcccactccatccactacccgtcccagtcccctaaagtcccgctcgatagtcttcaggcttctatcttcagtagtatcactgccggcctggactatcaaaagacgatagtaatcagaggggaaaaccaggttgggaagctttctggcaacgtccatgaccctagccccagggaggcagcagacttccctacgggtagggtcaggctaacaaatagggccctctgttcccctcacaaggaagttgccttctcaggggaacacagggaacttctcagggtccttggtggcctccaagttagctcagcgtcatggcaccgagtcactgtgaaggagctgctggaataacgagacaacaacctagttctattaaaatatatattgctcttttgaggactgctgcggggctagcggcaacacggcagtggaaatctccgtcctgacattgcggtatgccttgacgtcaggatcagggtggtttgaactgccagggaacggaccatgggttccgggtcgttctctgaaggctggaggactgcaaaagaaagaagagcagagatgaaaacccactccttgcagagatccccaggcatcccctgcagaccatgccagccccactcgactcttccccaggccaggaggagcaggagggacaaaggaatcctttgaaagctgctgctcagcaatgtcccaaatgcagccaccagtccttccccacctgcgcaccacaggtcaagtggggcaccttcacaagctcgttccctcaccacctgcctccatcccttgggaggattcacacactccaggaatctcctggactctttcctctcgctattgtgcttccccatgagagcaagggctagcaatcgtgaccctgctcctagctgcttgtaggctgtctcatctccctcttcgtcctggttgcgtgctctacaacaggctcccaccttctgtcagccttactgccctttcccctgactcttcctcagggacactcaaccctttcagcggcactgcccagctccaggctgggaggccattccctgacaccacaggctaccccgtctcctctccctcgttcctatggctgcattgctcctccgccccgaagcatttccctggagcagggcaaggcacgggggcctctgccgctgtccccccagccctagcacaccccccactgccctcactcaccgctgaggatttcattcagcttctcctcgctctggtcctcgcagtagcgcgcagcaagacctagacacagagaccccatcagagccccgctccccagcacgctcccagcagcgcagcccctggcctggccagccaggctgtgccccctcctgcaccctggagcaagggcccagtcggggggctctgggggcaacagggctgtgcctcactgccagggaagtgcctggggctgccaaaggctgccccaagagggacccaggggctgggctcaccaatgaatctgacggcctcaagtcgcaagtcggtctgagtgtcctgcaggtagggctggctctgctgcaggtattcttctactctgcctctgtcctgctgcagctggagagagagagaacgcagggtcacggggcttgcacaccctctccagggtctcctccatcatcctgggggcagggagggcagaggggcctgcagaagagccccctggggctctgtgctggcaggaagggagcgaggatgcggctgcaggcagcgggctctggccgggcgcgtttgcccagctggggcaaaccaagttgggtccttaccaagcactccccgatcctccacgtctgttctgtctgggccaagcgcttcagctccttgcgtcgcagaaactctgcagccacggcgagagcttccccagaggcctgcggagcagcagaggttgggaggtagcagcacagccttgggaaggagaccctctgtcccctcctcttggcagggctgcgagcctttcccagcgcgttatgggaggctgtggtggggggcagcgtgcactgggttcagtggccaaggcaaggccacgggacagccaccatcggaggcagctcatgctgccggccagagatcccccagagcaaccctgtggcatcagcacacccttgcccacataactgctcagctctgagatctgtacctttgctacgctctcactctggtctctcatgtgaatgtagagtgggagaaggctcctgtgaactgtcctcttcatttccttcttcctttgccacagcacagcctccaccacggcttggaagaggcagatggagtgctcccgcacctggctggacgcctggcagggaggaggacaggaggaatttcagcattagcgtggccgatgtgaagggagctcccagcactgtgagatgcttcagtgctggatccttcccagaggagctgctcaggggcagctgcaaggcctggtgcccgtgaagggcaacgcaatcggttgccatcgcaggctgcccgccagccaccccactttcgccaccagccgcaccagccatgcccaagcagagctccccagcgcctgggctgacgaggagactgggaaggccctgcctgagtgctgcccacagggccgggctgaagggcagccctcgttacagggggcccagctgagggctcgggctcccgcagcacacttacgtggtcaaagagtggcaggagcttctcagccagctgcagagccaggccactgtccttccacctctccacatgagccatcacgtttctcagcacaggcagggccttcagcaccacgtctgtgttggtgtcctgcagggcctccacaATGTCTGGCAGCAGGatctgaatttcccttgcctgtaggaaagacaccatttcccttccgtgaggcagtgagagaccaccctgggcaaagggctctggttcctgagcaccagcctcctgccttgcttcctggcagcggggagggacgggagggcagaagagcaaagccccaggctgccaacatggctttgcttgacgatggcccgctcaccttctcagggctctctgacacggtgcagagccctttcagaaccaaaaagcgcatCATTGGTATtaggtgcctcaggtagctctggaggtgcactgggttaccaaagtcctcctcagaaatgtgattctgggccagcatctgcaagaaagagcagtgagagcctggcagggcctgcagggctccctgcagcctcttcttctcccacctttgggcagggatggggcagcgccagctggcaccaaagaggcaccaggcgcggggagctacgggggcttgctggccccagggaccatgtgtccgtacgtcctgcgggagctggcagtttgggggtagatgggcacagggctgtgcctgtgtgcctgaaggggcacacgtagccctgctgggagcaaggtttcatctgggaactcacagccaagcgacggatgcaggtgtctttggtGACTGCGGTGTACCAGTAGCGCAGTGGCAAGTCTTCCATCATGATGCTTAAAACCCTCTCCAAGGTcctcggcatggccaggatcacctcccacatggccaggtcagtgctgcaagcccagaatactctgtcagtgaggctgcctcagccgcagggccacaaactgggccagccccagaggacccaggctgtcctgcagcccctgtgacttggggagcactgagggcccagcctgggcaggcaggagggggctgagctggtgttccctgggggcagggggactctgggctgccttggacagctgggctgctgcagccctggctggcccagtagggctggaacacattggtgggaaggagggctgtgctccttggggatgtcctgctctttgccattggtgtggcaagcagagagtctccaggtgcatctcccgacgcggaacaagccctcaaggatgttaaggccaggacctgtcacgtggcggagagaactgcagcaagttCTTGGCTTCTTCCCTGGgcatcatgttggtcatctggagaagcagggagtccaggcactgccgcgccgatgccgtgtggatgctgcccaggtttctcctgatgcactccaggatcgttggcaccttgggggacaaagtgggaatggtgttgccagcagaccgcagccattgccacagctgccactcaaactttggccccttccattgctctctgctggcttcaggtggcttctggagcccaagagaccccgatgtgcgagggaggcagggagggaggcagggaaggagagaggaaccacgcctggaagagctcaagggcagggccatggccacaggccacttacatctgtcagccagtagtcagggtcctccaaggctgcgtccagcacgctgcaggccccctgcttgtcatggatgctggagtcttgtaaagcttccagggctgtgaggatgatgtccagcctctcagcagggaagagatgtcctccaaaccgctgtgggaagaaggaggagcgaagacatgcctcactgagtgtcccaagggtgctgcttagctgagcagcaagagcggctctggagagagggccctcgggggaaggggtgaggatggggcatatggggccagagtgctggccctgcaggtaaccagggcttgctggtggccaggagggctggagctgctgccgggacacaggggagcagccttcgcatagccccagcctggggacaagaggaaccctctcagcagggcgagtgaggccgtgccagccccaccggttctggacccctttgctcacacgagatgcctgctgatgctgcggacaagatccccagcaaggccagagctcattaccttggcaatttcacacggagttgatgttgtagGAAACGGGTATGCTGTGTCCTCCAAATTCTTGTGTCTCTCTGCATAATTTTTCATGCCGTTTGTCTGTGAGCTttctaaacagggggcaacaccaaagagtcagtagggaagagcatctttgccaacaagcttgccaaatggtgaaaagcactttcactaggaatggctgaggagggaggctcagacccacggcgaggagagtggtgggcagggatgtaaagcacaaggtgaggagtgctgggagcaagagggacctcagggatgatgcagaa harbors:
- the LOC140000166 gene encoding maestro heat-like repeat-containing protein family member 7; its protein translation is MWEVILAMPRTLERVLSIMMEDLPLRYWYTAVTKDTCIRRLAMLAQNHISEEDFGNPVHLQSYLRHLIPMMRFLVLKGLCTVSESPEKAREIQILLPDIVEALQDTNTDVVLKALPVLRNVMAHVERWKDSGLALQLAEKLLPLFDHASSQVREHSICLFQAVVEAVLWQRKKEMKRTVHRSLLPLYIHMRDQSESVAKVQISELSSYVGKGVLMPQGCSGGSLAGSMSCLRWWLSRGLALATEPSG